From the genome of Populus alba chromosome 10, ASM523922v2, whole genome shotgun sequence, one region includes:
- the LOC118046389 gene encoding protein ESMERALDA 1 isoform X1, with amino-acid sequence MHAYNRIPSSGHTTPSPPQSPLRSPRYRHGSGGGGRSKSGRFTPSSYPPGRSLAHRLAWFLLSALLRRQGIFLFAPLIYISGMLLYMGTVSLDVGPVIDHKPAPGSVYRSPQIYEKLRLEMDADNSSADALSAVWKNSYRSGEWRQCIKKSFEGLPESNGYIYVEANGGLNQQRTSICNAVAVAGFLNATLLIPNFHYHSIWRDPSKFEDIYDEDYFISTLENVVRVVDKIPGYLMERYDNNMTNVQNFRVKAWAPVQYYRDVVLPKLLEERVIRISPFANRLSFDVPPAVQRLRCLANYEALRFSNPILTMGETLVARMKERSASHGGKYVSIHLRFEEDMVAFSCCVFDGGEQEAKDMKEARERGWKGKFTKPGRTIRPGAIRLNGKCPLTPLEVGLMLRGMGFDKNTHIYLASGKIYNSEKYMAPLLEMFPNLLTKDMLALDEELDPFKNYSSRMAAIDYTVCLHSEVFVTTQGGNFPHFLMGHRRFLYGGHSKTIRPDKRKLALLFDNPKIGWKSFKRHMMNMRSHSDSKGFELKRPSDSVYSYPCPDCMCRVNRTEDSRSSSVT; translated from the exons ATGCACGCATACAATAGAATACCTAGCAGCGGCCACACAACACCCTCACCGCCTCAATCGCCGCTCCGTTCACCTAGGTACCGTCACGGAAGTGGAGGAGGAGGCCGGTCCAAGTCTGGCCGGTTCACCCCTTCCTCCTACCCGCCAGGAAGGTCCCTCGCACACCGCCTCGCTTGGTTCCTCCTCTCTGCCCTCCTCCGCCGCCAGGGGATTTTCCTTTTCGCTCCTCTCATTTATATTTCTGGTATGCTTTTGTACATGGGAACGGTGTCGCTCGATGTTGGCCCTGTAATTGACCATAAGCCTGCTCCTGGTTCGGTTTATCGGAGCCCTCAGATTTATGAGAAGCTTCGACTGGAAATGGATGCCGATAATTCTTCAGCTGATGCG CTATCAGCTGTATGGAAAAACTCGTATAGAAGTGGTGAGTGGAGACAGTGCATAAAGAAGTCTTTTGAAG GCTTACCTGAATCAAATGGTTACATCTATGTCGAGGCAAATGGTGGTCTGAATCAGCAGAGAACTTCG ATATGCAATGCGGTTGCTGTGGCGGGCTTTCTTAATGCAACCCTCCTCATTCCTAACTTTCATTATCATAGTATCTGGAGAGATCCTAG CAAATTCGAAGACATATATGATGAGGACTATTTTATCAGTACTTTAGAAAATGTAGTAAGGGTGGTTGATAAGATTCCTGGATATCTTATGGAGCGTTATGATAACAACATGACTAATGTCCAGAACTTCAGAGTAAAAGCATGGGCACCTGTTCAGTATTACAGGGATGTTGTCCTTCCAAAGCTATTAGAAGAAAG GGTCATAAGGATTTCTCCGTTTGCAAATCGCTTATCATTTGACGTTCCTCCAGCTGTCCAACGGCTTAGATGTTTGGCAAATTATGAAGCTTTAAGGTTCTCAAATCCCATATTAACTATGGGAGAAACATTGGTAGCAAGAATGAAAGAACGCAGCGCAAGCCATGGTGGAAAGTATGTTTCTATTCATCTTCGCTTTGAAGAG GACATGGTTGCTTTCTCTTGCTGTGTATTTGATGGTGGAGAGCAAGAAGCTAAAGACATGAAGGAAGCGAGGGAAAGGGGTTGGAAAGGAAAATTTACAAAGCCTGGTCGGACGATACGTCCTGGGGCAATTAGGCTCAATGGGAAGTGTCCTCTTACTCCTTTAGAG GTTGGATTGATGCTTAGGGGCATGGGTTTTGATAAAAACACGCATATCTATTTGGCCTCTGGAAAAATTTACAATTCTGAAAAATACATGGCCCCGCTCTTGGAAATGTTTCCAAATCTGTTAACTAAAGACATGCTGGCATTGGATGAGGAACTTGATCCATTCAAG AATTATTCTTCCAGGATGGCTGCAATAGACTACACTGTGTGTCTTCACAGTGAGGTATTTGTGACAACTCAGGGTGGCAACTTCCCCCATTTTTTGATGGGTCATAGAAGATTCTTGTATGGTGGACACTCCAAGACAATCAGGCCAGACAAGCGAAAGTTAGCATTGCTCTTTGATAATCCGAAAATCGG ATGGAAGAGCTTCAAGCGACACATGATGAATATGCGGTCTCACAGTGATTCTAAAGGATTTGAACTCAAAAGGCCAAGTGACTCCGTATATTCCTATCCATGCCCAGATTGCATGTGCCGTGTGAACAGAACAGAAGATTCAAGATCATCTTCAGTTACATGA
- the LOC118046390 gene encoding WUSCHEL-related homeobox 6, whose amino-acid sequence MWMINGGDSKEPSMNDFFNPKPNTTTLCTNTTATPLTYVGLKHHPAKTSEQSGGRKLKEQAEATRSSRWNPTAEQLLALEEKYSCGVRTPTTNQIQQITSELRRFGKIEGKNVFYWFQNHKARERQKRRQVQQKHNNTDHESLNKLKESGPRRTVLGTDKTNNLAPHSKCSTDHVEGPASVNGAAIAESGTHGWSEFEERELQQMKSISLDMHAMWQTMDLSSSTPVHCLTSTVTTTASKFTSLEEHSSLLRPTKTATHANHDGEIREAQTLQLFPLCSDGGNGANGTNNDRNVPIRTINTTFTPSQFFEFLPLKN is encoded by the exons ATGTGGATGATAAATGGTGGAGACAGCAAGGAGCCTAGCATGAACGATTTCTTCAACCCAAAGCCCAACACTACTACACTTTGCACAAATACGACTGCAACTCCTCTCACATATGTAGGACTAAAACATCATCCCG CCAAAACAAGTGAGCAAAGCGGGGGGAGAAAACTCAAAGAGCAAGCAGAAGCAACGAGAAGTTCGAGATGGAACCCAACAGCAGAGCAGCTACTAGCACTAGAAGAAAAGTACAGTTGCGGAGTTCGAACTCCAACAACTAACCAAATCCAACAAATAACTTCAGAGCTTCGAAGGTTTGGGAAGATTGAAGGGAAGAATGTGTTTTACTGGTTTCAAAACCACAAGGCAAGAGAAAGACAAAAACGCCGTCAAGTAcaacaaaaacacaataatactGATCATGAAAGCTTGAATAAGCTGAAAGAATCAG GTCCGAGGAGGACAGTTCTTGGAACTGATAAAACAAACAACTTGGCACCTCATTCAAAATGCAGTACCGATCATGTAGAG GGACCTGCTTCAGTGAATGGAGCAGCAATAGCAGAAAGTGGAACACATGGGTGGTCAGAATTCGAGGAGAGGGAATTACAGCAGATGAAAAGTATCAGTCTTGATATGCATGCCATGTGGCAAACCATGGACTTGTCTTCCTCCACTCCCGTCCACTGCTTGACTAGCACCGTGACCACAACAGCGTCAAAATTCACAAGCCTTGAAGAGCACAGTTCGCTGTTGAGACCCACCAAGACAGCAACTCATGCAAATCATGATGGTGAAATTAGGGAAGCTCAAACTCTTCAGCTGTTTCCACTTTGTAGTGATGGTGGTAATGGTGCTAATGGTACCAATAATGACAGAAATGTACCCATCAGGACCATAAATACGACCTTCACCCCAAGCCAGTTTTTTGAGTTTCTTCCTCTGAAGAACTGA
- the LOC118046391 gene encoding uncharacterized protein has product MSHQSTFNPSKTLEGVHGIHVVPHSPFALKEINQQGDFPQSTCESSGNGLNQLLLMQRVWQQRPGCLRPIQGCIHGDQHLAETVANVITSLPFIALGIQAPRKNLNTKLYANSLIGVGVASSLYHSSRGKLRKYLRWFDYTMIATATVCLSRALRNENPKFLMAASAALLPIQPLMVSAIHTGMMEVAFAKRALKDPDLRMAHNLHKMSSLLGGVLFIADDCFPTTPFLHAGWHLAAAIGVGTCNKLLK; this is encoded by the exons ATGAGTCACCAGAGTACATTCAATCCCAGTAAAACCCTAGAGGGTGTGCATGGAATCCATGTTGTCCCTCATTCTCCATTTGCTTTGAAAGAGATCAATCAACAGGGGGACTTCCCCCAATCAACCTGTGAAAGTTCAGGCAATGGATTGAATCAGCTGCTGTTGATGCA GAGAGTATGGCAGCAAAGACCAGGATGTTTGAGGCCTATCCAGGGCTGTATTCATG GTGATCAACATCTTGCAGAAACAGTTGCCAATGTGATTACGTCTCTTCCTTTTATTGCTCTCGGTATCCAGGCTCCAAG GAAGAACTTGAATACTAAGTTGTATGCTAACTCATTAATTGGAGTTGGAGTTGCCTCAAGTTTGTATCATTCTTCAAGAGGAAAGCTGAGGAAGTATTTGAGATGGTTTGACTATACAATGATAGCGACAGCAACAGTA TGTTTGTCAAGGGCCCTGCGAAATGAGAACCCAAAGTTTTTGATGGCTGCATCTGCAGCATTATTGCCTATCCAGCCTCTGATGGTCTCTGCTATTCATACAGGGATGATGGAG GTAGCATTTGCAAAAAGGGCATTAAAAGATCCAGATCTAAGGATGGCACATAATTTGCATAAGATGTCATCGTTGTTGGGGGGTGTTCTTTTCATTGCTGATGATTGCTTTCCCACTACTCCTTTCCTTCATGCTGGTTGGCATCTTGCTGCAGCTATTGGTGTCGGCACCTGTAACAAGCTTCTTAAGTAG
- the LOC118046389 gene encoding protein ESMERALDA 1 isoform X2 — MIGLPESNGYIYVEANGGLNQQRTSICNAVAVAGFLNATLLIPNFHYHSIWRDPSKFEDIYDEDYFISTLENVVRVVDKIPGYLMERYDNNMTNVQNFRVKAWAPVQYYRDVVLPKLLEERVIRISPFANRLSFDVPPAVQRLRCLANYEALRFSNPILTMGETLVARMKERSASHGGKYVSIHLRFEEDMVAFSCCVFDGGEQEAKDMKEARERGWKGKFTKPGRTIRPGAIRLNGKCPLTPLEVGLMLRGMGFDKNTHIYLASGKIYNSEKYMAPLLEMFPNLLTKDMLALDEELDPFKNYSSRMAAIDYTVCLHSEVFVTTQGGNFPHFLMGHRRFLYGGHSKTIRPDKRKLALLFDNPKIGWKSFKRHMMNMRSHSDSKGFELKRPSDSVYSYPCPDCMCRVNRTEDSRSSSVT, encoded by the exons ATGATAGGCTTACCTGAATCAAATGGTTACATCTATGTCGAGGCAAATGGTGGTCTGAATCAGCAGAGAACTTCG ATATGCAATGCGGTTGCTGTGGCGGGCTTTCTTAATGCAACCCTCCTCATTCCTAACTTTCATTATCATAGTATCTGGAGAGATCCTAG CAAATTCGAAGACATATATGATGAGGACTATTTTATCAGTACTTTAGAAAATGTAGTAAGGGTGGTTGATAAGATTCCTGGATATCTTATGGAGCGTTATGATAACAACATGACTAATGTCCAGAACTTCAGAGTAAAAGCATGGGCACCTGTTCAGTATTACAGGGATGTTGTCCTTCCAAAGCTATTAGAAGAAAG GGTCATAAGGATTTCTCCGTTTGCAAATCGCTTATCATTTGACGTTCCTCCAGCTGTCCAACGGCTTAGATGTTTGGCAAATTATGAAGCTTTAAGGTTCTCAAATCCCATATTAACTATGGGAGAAACATTGGTAGCAAGAATGAAAGAACGCAGCGCAAGCCATGGTGGAAAGTATGTTTCTATTCATCTTCGCTTTGAAGAG GACATGGTTGCTTTCTCTTGCTGTGTATTTGATGGTGGAGAGCAAGAAGCTAAAGACATGAAGGAAGCGAGGGAAAGGGGTTGGAAAGGAAAATTTACAAAGCCTGGTCGGACGATACGTCCTGGGGCAATTAGGCTCAATGGGAAGTGTCCTCTTACTCCTTTAGAG GTTGGATTGATGCTTAGGGGCATGGGTTTTGATAAAAACACGCATATCTATTTGGCCTCTGGAAAAATTTACAATTCTGAAAAATACATGGCCCCGCTCTTGGAAATGTTTCCAAATCTGTTAACTAAAGACATGCTGGCATTGGATGAGGAACTTGATCCATTCAAG AATTATTCTTCCAGGATGGCTGCAATAGACTACACTGTGTGTCTTCACAGTGAGGTATTTGTGACAACTCAGGGTGGCAACTTCCCCCATTTTTTGATGGGTCATAGAAGATTCTTGTATGGTGGACACTCCAAGACAATCAGGCCAGACAAGCGAAAGTTAGCATTGCTCTTTGATAATCCGAAAATCGG ATGGAAGAGCTTCAAGCGACACATGATGAATATGCGGTCTCACAGTGATTCTAAAGGATTTGAACTCAAAAGGCCAAGTGACTCCGTATATTCCTATCCATGCCCAGATTGCATGTGCCGTGTGAACAGAACAGAAGATTCAAGATCATCTTCAGTTACATGA
- the LOC118046392 gene encoding uncharacterized protein isoform X1, whose product MACKCPLRAPAYSASITTKLSPSILFTFHLSPSKRHRLTTFSLHNSNSLSSPISSRRRPISGVKIQKSKNAIVCSASNQKKRQSLNFKTLFGKKYLWRRILFASRKVRSIILLNVITVVYASNIPVVKEIEAVMDPATFTVVRFVVSAIPFLPFALQSWDDARIRNAGIELGFWVSLGYLTQALGLLTSDAGRASFISMFTVIVVPLLDGMLGAIVPAYTWFGALMSIVGVAMLESSGSPPSIGDLLNFLSAVFFGVHMLRTEHISRSTDKKNFLPLLGFEVCVIAISSTIWYFLGSWFGDVQTCDPSSWTWEMVWHWLAVFPWIPALYTGIFSTGLCLWIEMAAMRDVSATETAIIYGLEPVWGAGFAWFLLGERWGATGWIGAALVLGGSLMVQICGSSSSSVSGKDEVRSEKLDHLLVSDKQNDFSTSPVRVISKKDVPKILKK is encoded by the exons ATGGCTTGTAAATGTCCATTAAGAGCTCCTGCCTACTCTGCATCTATTACCACTAAGCTATCTCCTTCAATTCTGTTCACATTTCATTTATCTCCTTCTAAACGACACCGTCTCACCACCTTCTCTTTGCATAATAGCAATTCCTTATCCTCTCCTATTTCTTCTCGTCGCAGACCTATTTCAGGTGTTAAAATACAGAAATCAAAGAATGCGATTGTCTGCTCTGCTTCGAATCAGAAGAAGAGACAAAGCTTAAATTTCAAGACATTGTTTGGGAAGAAATATTTGTGGCGGAGGATACTTTTCGCGTCCAGGAAAGTCAGGTCCATCATTTTACTCAATGTCATCACCGTTGTCTATG CGAGTAATATTCCAGTTGTGAAAGAAATTGAAGCAGTAATGGATCCAGCAACTTTCACTGTTGTGAGATTTGTTGTCTCTGCCATACCATTCTTGCCATTTGCTTTGCAATCATGGGATGATGCTCGAATCCGTAATGCCGGGATAGAGTTAGGGTTTTGGGTTAGTCTAGGGTACCTAACGCAGGCACTTGGTCTGCTCACATCAGATGCTGGTCGTGCATCATTTATATCCATGTTCACT GTAATTGTGGTTCCTTTGCTTGATGGTATGCTAGGAGCAATAGTTCCTGCATATACCTGGTTTGGAGCTCTCATGTCCATTGTAGGGGTTGCAATGCTGGAATCCAGTGGATCTCCTCCCAGT ATTGGTGATCTCTTGAACTTCTTAAGCGCGGTGTTTTTTGGCGTGCATATGCTTAGAACAGAACATATATCAAGAAGCACAGATAAAAAGAACTTCTTACCTCTTCTTGGATTTGAG GTGTGTGTTATTGCTATCTCCTCAACAATATGGTATTTCCTTGGAAGCTGGTTTGGTGATGTCCAAACTTGTGATCCATCATCATGGACATGGGAAATGGTTTGGCATTGGTTGGCTGTTTTCCCATGGATACCTGCACTTTACACCGGCATATTCTCAACAGGGCTATGCTTATGGATAGAG ATGGCAGCTATGCGTGATGTTTCAGCAACAGAAACGGCAATAATTTATGGTTTGGAGCCAGTCTGGGGTGCGGGATTTGCATGGTTTCTTCTCGGTGAAAGGTGGGGTGCCACTGGTTGGATTGGGGCTGCTCTTGTACTTG GTGGAAGCTTGATGGTGCAAATATGTGGATCATCATCTTCTAGTGTATCTGGCAAAGATGAAGTGAGAAGTGAGAAGTTGGATCACCTCCTGGTTTCGGATAAGCAAAATGATTTCTCTACCTCACCGGTTAGGGTCATTTCCAAAAAAGATGTtcctaaaatactaaaaaagtaA
- the LOC118046392 gene encoding uncharacterized protein isoform X2 produces MACKCPLRAPAYSASITTKLSPSILFTFHLSPSKRHRLTTFSLHNSNSLSSPISSRRRPISGVKIQKSKNAIVCSASNQKKRQSLNFKTLFGKKYLWRRILFASRKVRSIILLNVITVVYASNIPVVKEIEAVMDPATFTVVRFVVSAIPFLPFALQSWDDARIRNAGIELGFWVSLGYLTQALGLLTSDAGRASFISMFTVIVVPLLDGMLGAIVPAYTWFGALMSIVGVAMLESSGSPPSIGDLLNFLSAVFFGVHMLRTEHISRSTDKKNFLPLLGFEMAAMRDVSATETAIIYGLEPVWGAGFAWFLLGERWGATGWIGAALVLGGSLMVQICGSSSSSVSGKDEVRSEKLDHLLVSDKQNDFSTSPVRVISKKDVPKILKK; encoded by the exons ATGGCTTGTAAATGTCCATTAAGAGCTCCTGCCTACTCTGCATCTATTACCACTAAGCTATCTCCTTCAATTCTGTTCACATTTCATTTATCTCCTTCTAAACGACACCGTCTCACCACCTTCTCTTTGCATAATAGCAATTCCTTATCCTCTCCTATTTCTTCTCGTCGCAGACCTATTTCAGGTGTTAAAATACAGAAATCAAAGAATGCGATTGTCTGCTCTGCTTCGAATCAGAAGAAGAGACAAAGCTTAAATTTCAAGACATTGTTTGGGAAGAAATATTTGTGGCGGAGGATACTTTTCGCGTCCAGGAAAGTCAGGTCCATCATTTTACTCAATGTCATCACCGTTGTCTATG CGAGTAATATTCCAGTTGTGAAAGAAATTGAAGCAGTAATGGATCCAGCAACTTTCACTGTTGTGAGATTTGTTGTCTCTGCCATACCATTCTTGCCATTTGCTTTGCAATCATGGGATGATGCTCGAATCCGTAATGCCGGGATAGAGTTAGGGTTTTGGGTTAGTCTAGGGTACCTAACGCAGGCACTTGGTCTGCTCACATCAGATGCTGGTCGTGCATCATTTATATCCATGTTCACT GTAATTGTGGTTCCTTTGCTTGATGGTATGCTAGGAGCAATAGTTCCTGCATATACCTGGTTTGGAGCTCTCATGTCCATTGTAGGGGTTGCAATGCTGGAATCCAGTGGATCTCCTCCCAGT ATTGGTGATCTCTTGAACTTCTTAAGCGCGGTGTTTTTTGGCGTGCATATGCTTAGAACAGAACATATATCAAGAAGCACAGATAAAAAGAACTTCTTACCTCTTCTTGGATTTGAG ATGGCAGCTATGCGTGATGTTTCAGCAACAGAAACGGCAATAATTTATGGTTTGGAGCCAGTCTGGGGTGCGGGATTTGCATGGTTTCTTCTCGGTGAAAGGTGGGGTGCCACTGGTTGGATTGGGGCTGCTCTTGTACTTG GTGGAAGCTTGATGGTGCAAATATGTGGATCATCATCTTCTAGTGTATCTGGCAAAGATGAAGTGAGAAGTGAGAAGTTGGATCACCTCCTGGTTTCGGATAAGCAAAATGATTTCTCTACCTCACCGGTTAGGGTCATTTCCAAAAAAGATGTtcctaaaatactaaaaaagtaA